A part of Desulfobacter sp. genomic DNA contains:
- a CDS encoding aminotransferase class I/II-fold pyridoxal phosphate-dependent enzyme, which translates to MNPIAQELNTIIHENAPHVFEMLSDMGKALFFPKGILSQSAEAKVKADKINATIGIAKEGNSVLSLSSVTQFITGIEPDAYLPYAPSYGIPALREKWKDDLYKKNPSLGGRDLSLPVVTSGITHGVSVLSDMWVNDGDVIVLPDMMWGNYNMTFCVRNHARIVHYKAYDSALTRFNIDDFERVIRAQAAENDKIITVLNFPHNPSGYTLSKTEADRVAAILIDVAREGTNVVAACDDAYFGLFFQEETAKESLFAKIAGQEERLLAVKLDGATKEDYVWGFRTGFVTYGIAAKKNLDQVYLALEKKTGGCIRGNISNSSHLSQTILLKSMEDENYDSLKQEKFDLLKARAMKIKEVLKDPKYADGFDVYPFNSGYFMCIRLKDVNAEALRVHLLDNYGTGLISIGDKNLRIAFSCLEEKDVSTLFDIILSGINDLRK; encoded by the coding sequence ATGAATCCAATTGCCCAGGAACTGAATACAATCATTCATGAAAATGCCCCCCATGTGTTTGAGATGCTCTCGGACATGGGGAAAGCCCTGTTTTTCCCAAAAGGCATTTTAAGCCAGAGTGCCGAAGCCAAGGTTAAGGCCGATAAAATTAATGCCACCATCGGGATTGCAAAAGAAGGGAACTCTGTGCTGAGTCTTTCTTCTGTGACACAGTTTATCACCGGCATCGAGCCGGACGCTTATCTTCCCTACGCCCCATCATACGGGATTCCGGCCCTGAGGGAAAAATGGAAGGATGACCTGTACAAAAAGAATCCCTCCCTTGGGGGACGGGACCTCAGCCTTCCTGTTGTCACCTCGGGAATCACCCACGGAGTGTCCGTATTGTCGGACATGTGGGTGAATGACGGTGACGTGATTGTGCTGCCGGATATGATGTGGGGCAATTACAACATGACCTTCTGTGTACGGAACCACGCCAGGATCGTTCATTACAAGGCTTATGACAGTGCACTCACCCGGTTTAACATTGATGATTTTGAACGGGTGATCCGAGCCCAGGCCGCGGAAAATGATAAGATCATCACCGTGCTCAATTTCCCCCACAATCCCAGCGGTTATACCCTGAGCAAAACCGAAGCCGACCGCGTGGCCGCCATCCTCATTGATGTGGCCAGGGAAGGCACCAATGTGGTAGCCGCCTGCGACGATGCCTATTTCGGGCTCTTTTTCCAGGAGGAAACCGCCAAGGAATCCCTGTTTGCCAAAATTGCGGGCCAGGAAGAACGGCTGCTTGCCGTTAAGCTGGACGGTGCCACCAAGGAAGACTATGTATGGGGGTTCAGAACGGGATTTGTCACCTACGGCATTGCAGCGAAGAAAAATCTTGATCAGGTATACCTCGCACTTGAAAAAAAGACCGGGGGATGCATCCGGGGGAATATCTCAAATTCCTCCCACCTGAGCCAGACCATCCTGCTCAAATCCATGGAAGACGAGAACTATGACAGCCTCAAGCAGGAAAAGTTTGACCTGCTCAAGGCACGCGCCATGAAAATAAAAGAGGTGCTCAAGGACCCCAAATATGCCGACGGCTTTGATGTATACCCGTTCAATTCCGGGTATTTCATGTGTATCCGACTCAAGGATGTCAATGCTGAGGCGCTGAGGGTGCATCTCCTTGACAATTACGGCACCGGCTTGATT